TGCTGGTCGCCGAGGCTCCGGATCGCACGCTGGCGGGCGGCCGCGGTGAACGCGCGGTCGCCGAACTCCTCGGCGAAGTTCAGGCCGTGGAATGCGGGGTTGTCGCCAGCGATTTCGGGGTACTTCTCGGAGTGCTCGCCCCACGGGAACGACCCGCCGTCGATCAGCGCGCCGCCGATCGTCGTGCCGGAGCCGTGGAGCCACTTCGTGGTCGACTCCCAGACGAGGTCCGCGCCGTGTTCGAGGGGGCGGCAGAGTGCAGGCGTGGCGAAGGTGTTGTCGACGAAGAAGGGAACGTCGTTGTCGTGGGCGACGGCGGCGACAGCTTCGAGGTCGGGCGTCACTAGCGAGGGGTTGCCGATGGTCTCGCAGTGGACGTAGGCGGTGTTTTCGTCGATCGCCTCGTCGTACGCCGCGGGATCGAGCGTGTCGACGAACCGGGCCTCGATCCCACGGCGCGCAGCGGTGTGGCTGAGGTAGGCGTGGGTGCCGCCGTAGATCGAGGCGGCGCTCACGACGTTGTCGCCCGCCTCGCAGAGCAGGAAGGTCGCGGCGTCGAGCGCGGCCATCCCCGACGCGGTGCAGAGCGCGCCCACGCCGCCTTCGAGGTCGGCGAGGCGGCGTTCGAGCGTGGCGACCGTGGGATTCGAGATCCGGGAGTAGACGTCGCCCTCCGCTTCGAGCGCATAGAGATCGGCGGCGCGGTCGGCGTCGTCGAAGGTGTAGGAGGTGGTCTGGTACAGCGGCGGCGCGCGCGATCCCGTCGCCGGATCCGACGCTTGCCCAGCATGGACACATCGTGTCCCGAAGCCTCGCTGCTCGTCGTCGGTCATGTATGTGGTGCATATATCTACGGGTATCTATAACCACGAGTTACGGCAAGTGTCGCCGGTCCCCGATCCGTCGAGTCGTCGGTCGGCTGTTCGCGGCGGCCTTGCTCCTGCCAACCACAACCCTATTCGGCAGGAGCCCTGGAAAAAGGACGATCAGCATGTCCGACGACACACCCGAGGAAGCGATCGAGCGTGGTCTCGCGGCGTATTTCGCGAGCGACGTGCTCGAAGACATCATGGAGGCGCTCGATATCGACGCACTCGCCGAGGGAGCAGCGCTCGACGACGCCGTCGAGTACGAGCGGCTCGGTCGAACGCTCGGTAAACTCATCGGTCGTGCGGCCGCAAAGGGCGTGAACAACTCCGGACTGCTCGGCCGGATCATGACCGAGACCGCCGGCACCGAAGTCGGCGGCCGAGCGGGTGAGGCGGCCGCGGTAGCGCTGGTCGAACACGGCGACGCCGACGCAGCCGTCGAACGGGTTCGAGGACTGATTGCCACCGGCAACGTCGCCGGGCTCGCCGACGAGATCGGTGCGATGGTCGAGGACGCTGGTCTCGATGGAGCCAACGCAGGGCCGTCGGCGGACGCCGACTGGACCGAGATCGAGGTCGAGGAGCACTCCGAGGAGTAATCGACGATCGTCGGGCCGCTCATCGACCGATCGGCAGCCGGCAGTCAGTCGAGCTGTGTGCGGGCGTCGTCGAGCCCCGCTTCGAGATCGACATCGACGCCGACATCGGTGAACGCCTCGCCCACAGTTCGAACCCCGCGAAGCACCTGTTCGTCCGTGAGATGGCCCATATTGCTCACTCGGAAGATGTCGCCACCGAGGTGAGCCTGGCCGCCGCTGATCGAGACGTTGCGCTCGTCGACCGCAGCGAAGAACTCTTCGGGGTGATCGCGAACCGCTGCGGGCAGCGAGATCGCTGTCACGGTGTTCGAGTGAGTGCTTGCGTCGTCGAGCGTAGGGAACCCCTCCAGGCCCATCGCGGCGAATCCCGATCGGAAGGCGGCTGCCTGCTGGCGATGGCGTTCGATACGGGCCTCCATCCCCTCTGACTCGATTTCCTCGACCGCCACCGCGAGCGCCCGAAAGAGCGGGACGGCGCTCGTGAAGGGAGTCTGATGGCTCTCGGCCTTCCGGAGATGCCAGTCGAGATCGGCGTAGAAGGGGGCGCGCTCGCCGTCGATATGCTCGACGACGCGATCGGTCACGTACATCGCGCTGACGCCGGGCGGTGCGGCGAGTGCTTTCTGGGAGTCGGTGATGGCCATGTCGACGTTCCAGTCGTCGATCCGGAAGACGTCGCCCCCGATCGAGGTCACGCCGTCGACGACGAACCGGGCGTCGTGGGCGGCGGCGATCTCGCCCACCTCGGGAACGGGGTTCAGGATGCCGGTGCTGGTCTCGTTATGGACCATCGTCACGAGGTCGGTGTCGTCGGTGACGGCCTCGGCGACCGAATCGGGATCGAGCGAGTCGCCCCACTCGACCTCGACTCGCGTGACTGACGCGTACCGCTCGGCGATCCGTGCGAAACGTCGGCCGAACTTGCCGTTGACGAGCGCGACGACCTCGCAGTCCTCGCCAGCGAGATTGGCGACGGCGGCCTCCATCCCCATCGTCGCCGTTCCGTTGAGCACGAGACTGGTCCCGCCGGCACTGGTCGACTGTTCCTGTGGCGTCGAGTGTTCGAAGACGTAATCGAGGCCGTCCTGTGCGCGCTCGTACACCGCCTCGAAGTCGGCCGAGCGGTGTGAGACCATCGGCGCGTCCATCGCCTCGCGGACTGCATCGGTCACGGGCACTGGCCCGGGATTGAGCAGCAGGAACTCGTCGTCGGTCATACCCGAGTGTCCGTCTCGGCTCACATAAACCTCGCCGGTATCACGCTATCTTGCCATCACCGTTCCGTTTCGGGACCTGTGCATCGGAAAATTTCGCAGCCGGACGACGAATATCTGGGGACCAGCCCAGAAAACCGACGACGACCGATCGCATATCAACACCGACGAAACCCACCTGATTATTGACCCGCGATGAGCCCTCTTGCTGACGCCTCCTCGGTTACAAAGGGAACCGACGTTGCTGACACCCTGTCAGAAACCAAGTGCCTACTGACAGGGTTGGGTGTCGGGGTTGTTTCCGAACCCAGACAGTTCTATCACACACCAAATGAGGTCACAGTGGTGAGTCATATTCGAGCGGAATAGACGATTGTCGGTGGAACCTTGGCCATGAGTTCTGGCTTGAAACTTCCATACTCTGCTTCATATTCCTCGGGATTCTCGTACCCCGGTTCTCGGATTGCTTCGACACTGAACCCAGCGTCATTCAGTAATTGAACCGTTTCTCCAACCCCCCGCGAGTAAACCACCATTTCAGCGTCGAATGAGTCGCTGTATGCTCGACGAGGAGAGTCATCAAAGTAACTCTTCTTGAACTCATGGGATTCTGGGTCAATGATCTTGTAGTACGGATGATCCACGCTAAAAACCAGCGTTCCTCCGTCTCTTAGGACTCGTGCTGCTTCAGAGAAGCAGGCTCCCAGATCCTCAACCCATTGAAATGCGAAAGCTGAGACTGCAAGGTCAAACGTCCCACCAGAGATGTCCGATAAGTCTGTTACACTATTGTGGATGAAGTTGACGTCAACATCGTGCTCCTCGGCGAGTCCCTGAGCATAGCTGAGTTGTTCTTCAGAGATGTCTACACCCGTAACATTCGCTCCCTGCTGAGCAAGAGCAATACCGAACTGAGCACCACCACACCCAAGTTCAACTGTGTCAGTACCCGATACGTTTCCGAGCAGCCCCAAGTCGTCTTCCTCTGAGGCACCCGGACCAAACGCTATTGCAATCGAGTGACCGCCTTCGCTCTGGAACGACTCTGACCAAGCGTTCCACCATGCTCGTGCCTGTTCCTCATCAGGATCTACACCGGCCATAGAATCGTTCGAGAGCCATCGTCGCATATGGTTTCCCATTTGGCAATAATTTCAGGTTCTCGTACAGTCCTTGCGGAGCCGGAGGGCTGGAAGGATAAGTATGAACCGCGACCACAGATCGCCAACTGTGCGATCCAACGGTCAGCGCCGGTTTTCACGTAACGAGGTCACAGCGAGACGAACAGCATAAGCGGAGTGCGGGGGTAGCCGAACCAATGGCAGCCCCGGACGCCACGGCTGCGGACGCCGACAACCCCTACATCGAGGATCCCGACGCGGAGTTTGCACCGGTCGAGGAGTTGAACGAAGAGACGGCGCGCGAGCAGGCCGGACAGCTCCGCGCCGCGCTCCGGTATCACGACCACCGCTACTACGTCGAGAGCGATCCCGTGATCGGCGATCGGACCTACGACGCGCTGTTTTCCCGGTTGGAGGCCCTCGAAGACGCCTTCGACCTCCCGACCGAGAACAGTCCCACACGACGGGTCGGTGGCGAGCCGCTCGACGAACTCCATACTGTGGACCACGTCGCGCCGATGCTCTCGATCGACTCCAGCGGTGACCCCGACGACGTCCGGGAGTTCGACGAGCGGGTTCGACGTGAACTCGCCAGTAGCGGCGGGGGCCAGCGCTCGCTCGCTGATTTCGACAGCGAGGGCGACGAAAGCGACGGGGAGAACGATCCCGCCGACATCACGGTCGAGTACGTCTGCGAACCGAAGTTCGACGGGCTCTCGATCGAAATCGTGTACGAAAACGGCGTGTACGAGCGCGCCGCGACGCGGGGCGATGGGTACGAGGGCGACGACGTGACCGCGAACGTCCGCACGATCGGGTCGGTGCCACAGCGCCTTCGGGGAGATTTTCCCGACTATCTGGCCGTGCGCGGCGAGATCTATATGCCGCGCGAGGCCTTCACCGCCCACAACCGCGAGCGGGTCGAACGCGGCGACGACCCCTTCGCGAACCCCCGAAACGCCGCCGCCGGGACGCTCCGCCAGCTCGACCCGAAGATCACGGCCGAACGCCCGCTCGCGTGTTTCTTTTTCGGGGTTCTCGATGCGAGCTACGCGTTCGACACCCACGAAGAACAGTACGCGAAACTCCCCGAGTGGGGGCTCCGCGTCACCGAACGAGTCGCGGTCGTCGACGGGATCGAAGATGCCATCGAGTACCGCGACCGGCTGGGGGAGGATCGTGAGGGGCTCGACTACGAGATCGACGGGGCCGTGTTCTCGGTCAACGACCTCGCAGCCTGTGAGCGCCTCGGAACGACATCGCGCGCGCCACGATGGGCCTACGCCTACAAGTTTCCCGCTCGGACCGAGGTCACACGAGTCGCCGACATTACGGTGCAGATCGGTCGCACGGGACGGGCAACGCCGGTCGCACTGCTCGAACCCGTCGAAGTCGGCGGAGTGGAAGTCTCGCGCGCGACCCTCCACAACCCGGGTGAGATCGAGGAGCTCGGCGTGAACGTCGGCGACGAGGTGCGCCTCAAGCGCGCGGGCGACGTCATCCCCTACGTCTCGGAGGTCGTCGAGGACGGCGGCGAAGGGACCTTCGCGTTTCCGGATCGCTGTCCGATCTGTGACAGCGCGATCGAGCGCGACGGACCGCTCGCGTTCTGCACGGGGGGTGTCTCCTGTCCCGCCCAGCTCCAGCGCGCGGTCGAGCACTACGCCAGCCGCGAAGGCCTCGACATCGAGGGGCTCGGCGCAGAGCGCGTCGAACAGCTCATCGACGCCGGGCTAGTCGCGTCGCTCCCGGACCTCTACGACCTACGGGTGGCCGATCTCGGCCAGCTCGACGGCTGGGGTGAGACGAGTGCTGCAAACCTCCGTGACGAACTCGACGCCTCGACCGACCCCCCGCTCTCCGACTTCATTACCGCGCTCGGAGTGCCGGAAGTAGGATCGACGACGGCGTCGAACCTCGCGCGCGAGTTCGGCGATCTCGATGCTCTGTTGAGTGCGGACGAGGACGCCCTCCGCGAAGTCCCCGACGTCGGGCCGCGGGTCGCAAGCGAGATCCGGGCGTTCCTCGATAACGAACGGAACCGGGAGACCATCGACGGGCTGCGCAGGCGTGGTGTCGAACCACAGCCGATCGAAGCCGACACGAGCGACGAACTCGACGGGCTGACGTTCGTGTTTACGGGGGGACTCTCGACCATGACCCGGGAGGAGGCAACCGAGCGCGTCGAACGCCACGGCGCGCGGAGTACGGGTAGCGTCTCGTCCAATACGGATTATCTCGTGATCGGCGACGACCCCGGCCAGCGAAAGCGCGACGACGCCGCCGCCGAGGACGTCCCCGAACTCACCGAAGCCGAGTTCGAGACGCTTCTCGCCGAGCAGGGTGTCGAACGCTGACACTGCCCGTTGTTCGGGAAATTCGGACGAGTTCGCTCGGTTTCAGCCCTGTAACACGCCATTACTATCGTATTACGTACCGTTTCACCGCTGAAACAGTCGGCTGGACGGGGCCTGGGACCGGTGACAGCGGACGAACGATCGCCGATCGCCCGGTGGATCGGTAGACGACAGCAACGTCGATGGAACGAAGTCGTAGCGGCACAGACAGCGGGGAATCGCGGTGTTCGGATTCGTGTGGGCGTTTCGCCGGCGACGACGAACGGGGCGTCACACAAACCGTGACGCGATACTCGAACCAGTGTGAAGGACGTCGT
The genomic region above belongs to Halococcus salifodinae DSM 8989 and contains:
- a CDS encoding O-acetylhomoserine aminocarboxypropyltransferase/cysteine synthase family protein, with the translated sequence MTDDEQRGFGTRCVHAGQASDPATGSRAPPLYQTTSYTFDDADRAADLYALEAEGDVYSRISNPTVATLERRLADLEGGVGALCTASGMAALDAATFLLCEAGDNVVSAASIYGGTHAYLSHTAARRGIEARFVDTLDPAAYDEAIDENTAYVHCETIGNPSLVTPDLEAVAAVAHDNDVPFFVDNTFATPALCRPLEHGADLVWESTTKWLHGSGTTIGGALIDGGSFPWGEHSEKYPEIAGDNPAFHGLNFAEEFGDRAFTAAARQRAIRSLGDQQSPFDAWVTLQGLETLDLRMERHSANAHGVAEFLTSHDEVSWVAYPGLDDHETHDTASEYLEGGFGGMIAFGLEGGYEAGKRLCEDTDLASFLANVGDAKTLVIHPASTTHAQLSAEQQRASGVTPDLVRLSVGIEDEADIVADLDGAIP
- a CDS encoding pyridoxal-phosphate-dependent aminotransferase family protein, whose translation is MTDDEFLLLNPGPVPVTDAVREAMDAPMVSHRSADFEAVYERAQDGLDYVFEHSTPQEQSTSAGGTSLVLNGTATMGMEAAVANLAGEDCEVVALVNGKFGRRFARIAERYASVTRVEVEWGDSLDPDSVAEAVTDDTDLVTMVHNETSTGILNPVPEVGEIAAAHDARFVVDGVTSIGGDVFRIDDWNVDMAITDSQKALAAPPGVSAMYVTDRVVEHIDGERAPFYADLDWHLRKAESHQTPFTSAVPLFRALAVAVEEIESEGMEARIERHRQQAAAFRSGFAAMGLEGFPTLDDASTHSNTVTAISLPAAVRDHPEEFFAAVDERNVSISGGQAHLGGDIFRVSNMGHLTDEQVLRGVRTVGEAFTDVGVDVDLEAGLDDARTQLD
- a CDS encoding class I SAM-dependent methyltransferase; protein product: MAGVDPDEEQARAWWNAWSESFQSEGGHSIAIAFGPGASEEDDLGLLGNVSGTDTVELGCGGAQFGIALAQQGANVTGVDISEEQLSYAQGLAEEHDVDVNFIHNSVTDLSDISGGTFDLAVSAFAFQWVEDLGACFSEAARVLRDGGTLVFSVDHPYYKIIDPESHEFKKSYFDDSPRRAYSDSFDAEMVVYSRGVGETVQLLNDAGFSVEAIREPGYENPEEYEAEYGSFKPELMAKVPPTIVYSARI
- the ligA gene encoding NAD-dependent DNA ligase LigA; the encoded protein is MAAPDATAADADNPYIEDPDAEFAPVEELNEETAREQAGQLRAALRYHDHRYYVESDPVIGDRTYDALFSRLEALEDAFDLPTENSPTRRVGGEPLDELHTVDHVAPMLSIDSSGDPDDVREFDERVRRELASSGGGQRSLADFDSEGDESDGENDPADITVEYVCEPKFDGLSIEIVYENGVYERAATRGDGYEGDDVTANVRTIGSVPQRLRGDFPDYLAVRGEIYMPREAFTAHNRERVERGDDPFANPRNAAAGTLRQLDPKITAERPLACFFFGVLDASYAFDTHEEQYAKLPEWGLRVTERVAVVDGIEDAIEYRDRLGEDREGLDYEIDGAVFSVNDLAACERLGTTSRAPRWAYAYKFPARTEVTRVADITVQIGRTGRATPVALLEPVEVGGVEVSRATLHNPGEIEELGVNVGDEVRLKRAGDVIPYVSEVVEDGGEGTFAFPDRCPICDSAIERDGPLAFCTGGVSCPAQLQRAVEHYASREGLDIEGLGAERVEQLIDAGLVASLPDLYDLRVADLGQLDGWGETSAANLRDELDASTDPPLSDFITALGVPEVGSTTASNLAREFGDLDALLSADEDALREVPDVGPRVASEIRAFLDNERNRETIDGLRRRGVEPQPIEADTSDELDGLTFVFTGGLSTMTREEATERVERHGARSTGSVSSNTDYLVIGDDPGQRKRDDAAAEDVPELTEAEFETLLAEQGVER